The following is a genomic window from Procambarus clarkii isolate CNS0578487 chromosome 52, FALCON_Pclarkii_2.0, whole genome shotgun sequence.
ACTGATCCCCCCAGCATCCTTATACTGACCCCCAGCATCCTTATACTGACCCCCAGCATCCTTATACTGACCCCCAGCATCCTTATACTGACCCCCAGCATCCTTATACTGACCCCCAGCATCCTTATACTGACCCCCAGCATCCTTATACTGACCCCCAGCATCCTTATACTGACCCCCAGCATCCTTATACTGACCCCCAGCATCCTTATACTGACCCCCAGCATCCTTATACTGACCCCCCAGC
Proteins encoded in this region:
- the LOC138352222 gene encoding uncharacterized protein; this encodes MLGGQYKDAGGQYKDAGGQYKDAGGQYKDAGGQYKDAGGQYKDAGGQYKDAGGQYKDAGGQYKDAGGQYKDAGGQYKDAGGISIRMLGGSYKDAGDQYKDAGGQYKDAGGQYKDAGDQYKDAGDQYKDAGGQYKDAGGQYKDAGGQYKDAGGQYKDAGDQ